Proteins from one Thermobifida alba genomic window:
- a CDS encoding histidine phosphatase family protein, protein MSTTTVIHLLRHGEVHNPEGILYGRLPDFHLSERGRRMAELAAEWFSGRDIAVLYSSPLERAQETAEPVAAGFGLQINLDERLVEAANHFQGRPFTSRSIADPRTWSKLYNPFMPSWGEPYRAIVRRMSEVIRHVRKEAWGREAVCVSHQLPIWITRRAAERQRLWHRPDRRQCNLASVTSLTFEEEQLVAVSYAEPAASLYPGSSSVPGA, encoded by the coding sequence ATGTCCACGACCACCGTCATCCACCTGCTGCGACACGGCGAGGTGCACAACCCCGAGGGCATCCTCTACGGGCGGCTGCCCGACTTCCACCTCAGCGAGCGGGGACGCCGGATGGCCGAACTCGCGGCGGAGTGGTTCTCCGGACGCGACATCGCGGTGCTGTACTCCTCGCCGCTGGAGCGGGCGCAGGAGACCGCGGAACCGGTCGCCGCCGGCTTCGGCCTCCAGATCAACCTGGACGAGCGGCTGGTGGAGGCGGCCAACCACTTCCAGGGCCGGCCCTTCACCTCCCGCTCGATCGCCGACCCGCGCACCTGGAGCAAGCTGTACAACCCGTTCATGCCCTCCTGGGGCGAGCCGTACCGCGCGATCGTGCGGCGCATGAGCGAGGTGATCCGCCACGTGCGCAAGGAGGCGTGGGGGCGGGAGGCCGTGTGCGTCAGCCACCAGCTTCCGATCTGGATCACCCGGCGCGCCGCCGAACGGCAGCGCCTGTGGCACCGGCCGGACCGGCGCCAGTGCAACCTGGCCAGCGTCACCTCGCTGACCTTCGAGGAGGAGCAGCTCGTCGCCGTCTCCTACGCGGAACCGGCCGCCTCCCTGTACCCCGGCAGCTCCTCGGTGCCGGGAGCCTGA
- a CDS encoding NAD-dependent epimerase/dehydratase family protein, producing MARVVLVTGVSGYLGARVAAALQDHPEVERVVGVDSVTPEHSLGRAEFVRVGLHDDSVAAAVQDSGADTVLHLRLTVAPAAGGRGRGAGNSVLGTMQVLTACQRSDTVRRLVVRSTTAVRDCAHEAGQAAREAAGARERKAARAHLREAAEAAKAERYVRGLARRRPDLSIAVLRFADLVGPSVDSPLTRYLGRRLVPVLRGHDPRMQFLHEDDGVEVIRRMALVDRDGVFDVAAPGAVPLSHCLRRAGRSVVLPVPAPGLRVLGSLVGRGRAGYSPELLRQWGASRLLDCNEVQRVLDWAPTYTSQEAFDSYVAGYAPRAVSRARRRRRPLRSA from the coding sequence ATGGCCCGCGTCGTGCTTGTCACCGGGGTCTCCGGTTATCTGGGGGCCCGGGTCGCCGCGGCTCTGCAGGACCATCCCGAGGTCGAACGGGTCGTCGGCGTCGATTCGGTGACGCCCGAGCACTCACTGGGGCGGGCCGAGTTCGTCCGGGTCGGACTGCACGACGACAGCGTCGCCGCGGCCGTCCAGGACTCGGGAGCCGACACCGTCCTGCATCTCCGGTTGACCGTCGCGCCGGCGGCGGGCGGCCGGGGGCGGGGCGCGGGGAACAGCGTCCTGGGCACCATGCAGGTGCTGACGGCCTGCCAGCGGTCCGATACCGTGCGCAGGCTCGTCGTGCGTTCCACGACCGCGGTCCGCGACTGCGCCCACGAGGCGGGGCAGGCGGCCCGGGAGGCGGCCGGGGCCCGGGAACGGAAGGCGGCGCGGGCCCACCTGAGGGAGGCCGCCGAGGCCGCCAAGGCGGAGCGCTACGTGCGCGGCCTCGCCCGCCGCCGGCCCGACCTGTCCATCGCCGTGCTGCGCTTCGCCGATCTCGTGGGGCCGTCGGTGGACTCCCCGTTGACCCGGTACCTGGGACGGCGGCTGGTGCCGGTGCTCCGCGGTCACGACCCCCGGATGCAGTTCCTCCACGAGGACGACGGGGTCGAGGTCATCCGGCGGATGGCGCTCGTCGACCGGGACGGCGTCTTCGACGTGGCCGCCCCCGGGGCGGTCCCGCTGTCGCACTGCCTGCGCCGGGCCGGGCGGTCCGTGGTGCTGCCGGTGCCCGCGCCGGGGCTGCGGGTGCTCGGCAGCCTGGTCGGCCGCGGAAGGGCCGGCTACTCCCCGGAACTGCTGCGGCAGTGGGGGGCGTCCCGGCTGCTGGACTGCAACGAGGTGCAGCGGGTGCTCGACTGGGCGCCGACCTACACCTCCCAGGAGGCCTTCGACAGCTACGTGGCCGGATACGCGCCGCGTGCGGTCTCCCGGGCGCGCCGACGGCGTCGCCCCCTGCGCAGCGCCTGA
- a CDS encoding 30S ribosomal protein bS22: MGSVVKKRRKRMAKKKHRKLLKKTRIARRNKK, encoded by the coding sequence GTGGGTTCGGTCGTCAAGAAGCGCCGCAAGCGCATGGCCAAGAAGAAGCACCGCAAACTGCTGAAGAAGACCCGTATCGCACGCCGTAACAAGAAGTAG
- a CDS encoding HAD family hydrolase, whose amino-acid sequence MWSRLRDRGHGRTAPTGAASATAATSLSPRTLDVHAPDGRTDPRSTAAFFDVDNTLMRGASIYHFARGLAARNLFTTRDLLRFGWGQLVFRISGSERRHHINAAREAALAFVAGHKVADLVSLCEEIYDETMADRIWEGARRLVHRHLDSGQRVWLVTATPVELADIIKRRLGLTGALGTVAESVDGVYTGRLVGDLLHGPAKAEAVRALAELEGLDLARCTAYSDSYNDLPLLSLVGHPNAVNPDDNLQRHAHAHGWPVHDFRRHRTALTVGLPSAMIGAVAGGALVGLLRRRRHG is encoded by the coding sequence ATGTGGAGCCGTCTCCGAGACCGTGGCCACGGCCGTACCGCACCCACCGGAGCGGCCTCCGCCACGGCAGCCACCAGCCTCTCCCCCCGCACGCTGGACGTGCACGCCCCCGACGGGCGCACCGACCCCCGCAGCACCGCCGCCTTCTTCGACGTGGACAACACACTCATGCGCGGCGCGTCGATCTACCACTTCGCCCGCGGCCTGGCCGCGCGCAACCTGTTCACCACCCGCGACCTCCTCCGCTTCGGCTGGGGGCAGCTGGTCTTCCGGATCAGCGGCTCGGAGCGCCGCCACCACATCAACGCCGCACGCGAGGCGGCCCTGGCGTTCGTGGCCGGACACAAGGTCGCCGACCTGGTCTCCCTGTGCGAGGAGATCTACGACGAGACCATGGCCGACCGGATCTGGGAGGGGGCCCGGCGACTGGTGCACCGCCACCTCGACTCCGGACAGCGGGTCTGGCTGGTCACCGCGACCCCGGTGGAACTCGCCGACATCATCAAACGCCGTCTCGGACTCACCGGCGCGCTGGGCACGGTCGCCGAATCCGTGGACGGGGTGTACACCGGGCGCCTGGTGGGCGACCTGCTGCACGGCCCCGCCAAGGCCGAGGCGGTCCGCGCACTCGCCGAACTGGAGGGGCTCGACCTCGCCCGCTGCACCGCCTACAGCGACTCCTACAACGACCTGCCGCTGCTGTCCCTGGTGGGCCACCCCAACGCGGTCAACCCCGACGACAACCTGCAACGGCACGCCCACGCGCACGGCTGGCCGGTCCACGACTTCCGCAGGCACCGCACCGCACTGACCGTCGGGCTGCCCTCCGCCATGATCGGCGCGGTGGCGGGCGGCGCCCTGGTGGGGCTGCTCCGGCGCCGCAGGCACGGCTGA